GGCAGGGGCGGCCGGGCGATGGTTTCGCCCGGTCGCGGGGGAAGTCGGAGTCACGCGTTCGGCAGGGCCGGGCGGACGCTACGGCGCAGGCGTCCGGCCAGCTTGGCGATCAGCTTGAAGGCGAGGGCGCTGAAGATCAGGCCGAAGCCCAGCGGGTACCAGGAGCCCATCGGCAGGCGCTTGTAGAAGGACAGGAGGAACACCCCGGCGATCACCCAGGTGCCGGTGCTGTGCAGGCCCTTCCAGAGGCGGAAGCCGAGCAGCTTTACCGCAGCGGGGAAGGAAGTGATCGTCAGCAGGATGATGAACAGGTAGCCGATGGAGCCGGGGATGTTCGCAGCGGCGCTGCGGCCGTGCCAGAAAGTCTCGGGGAAGAACTTCACGTAGAGGAGGATCAGCACCGCGTGCACGGCGT
This Pseudomonas sp. ATCC 13867 DNA region includes the following protein-coding sequences:
- a CDS encoding ferric reductase-like transmembrane domain-containing protein, producing the protein MNRPVETASLQGWRLFSLLSLLVLIVTALALWAQPQWVEALRSSIRVTARTSFALFLATFLASSLAALVPSAFTRGLLRERRFLGLAFAFSHAVHAVLILLYVKFFPETFWHGRSAAANIPGSIGYLFIILLTITSFPAAVKLLGFRLWKGLHSTGTWVIAGVFLLSFYKRLPMGSWYPLGFGLIFSALAFKLIAKLAGRLRRSVRPALPNA